CGGACGTTGACGCCCATAATATGGTCCCAGGCTTCCTCGGTGATGTCCTCCAGGCTCTGGTTGGAAGGGATGCCGACGTTGTTCTGAAGGATGTCGAGACGCCCATAGCGCTCGACCGCAGTGGCCGCCAATTGCTGACAGCCCTCGCGATGCGAGACATCGCAGGCGAACGACGAAGCCGTGCGACCTTCGGCGACGATCGCGGCCACCGTTTCGTCAGCCCGACTCACGATCTGATCGGCGCACACGACCGCTGCGCCCTCGCGTGCGAAGAGAATCGCCGCGGCTTTGCCGTTGCCAATGCCCTCACCCCGCGAGCCGGCACCTGTGACCACCGCAACTTTTCCCGCCAGCCGACCGCTCATGTATTCACACCCCTCCCGCGTCGCCCGGTGTTCCAGAGTCGCCGCATTTCCCCGCAGCTCCCTCTCCTCGGTGGAAACGTTGCCGTGATGAGTACAGCGATACCAAGAACAAGCACGAACTACTTCAAGAGCTGTTTTCCGCCCTTCGTGTGGAACAGCCAAACGAAGTCCGACATCGTCTGTCCCCCCTACAGCTCTTGCTTCAGTGGCTCATGATAGCACACAGCTCGCTACGCTCCTGACGTTATCTCAAATGGAACTAAACCCTTAATAATCGTAGCGACAGCACTAACAGCTGGTCGATGATACTCGGTGATAGTTGCTGACAGCCCTACGGCCGGCCTTCGAAGCAGCGGGTCATTTCGAACCCCTCCGGGCGCACCACGTTGCGGAAGATGTTAGTTACCCTCCATCCACACTATCGGACAGCCCCCCCATAGGAGTGCCTTGGTTCGCATCAAGCGGAAGACGGGCCCGTACCGCGCTTGTCGGTCTCCGGAACGAGGCGATGGTGAGGCCAGCCTACCCGGTGGCGTGACCTCAGGCATCAGTTCGTCGGTTTCTTATACTCCTGGAGGAAGTACACTATTGAGTTACTTTTGGGCCTGCCGTGTTCGTGTTTTCTCCCTAGCGGCAAGGGCGAACCGGTATTCCTCCAACAGCGAAAACTCTTGGGCTGATTCCAGGATCGCCATTTGTTCCGCGGGCCAGTTCCGAGCGAGCGACCGCCAGATCGGATAACCTTGCTGGTGCCGGTACCAGACGTAATATGAGATGCACAGGAGCACCCAGGCTGGTCCAGCAATCCGCCCGATGGTGTGCGTGGCGATGACTTCAAAAAGGATCATGCTCACACCGGCGATGCCGAGGAACCCGAGTACTGGGACCCGGATAGTCTCGCCCCCGTGACGCCAGGTGATGTTGAAGGGCACGTGGTACGGGCGAGGCGTGGCTGGGTCGCTGAACCGAAGTCTGACAAGCGACACAAAGACCAAGAGGTAGGCGAGCGTTGCCCCAAAGGCGTACATGTTCCCCAATGTGTCGAGGGCCTGAGGAGTGAGGAACGACAACAGGGCTTCGATGATTGCGAGTACCGAGAACACGATAGTGGTGCGGTAGGGCGTGCGATACTTTGGATGCACCGCATTCATCCATCGTGTTGCGAGTCCCAGTTCGCTCATCGAAAAAGTCAGGCGTGAACTTCCCATCACGCCCGTGTTTGCTGAGATGAGCAAGATGGTCGCACCGAGCATGGCCGCGAACGGGCCGGCGACTACCCCAATCAGGGGGATGTTGTGAGCCAGTAGCGCCACGGGATCCCCCTGGTGCTGGGCGATTTCCTGCCAGGGGAGCATGCCGATGCCCAAGGTGGAAAATGCCATCGCGAACAAGAGTACGCTAAAGATCAACCCGATCGATGTTCGTGGGATTATTGTTGCCGGGCGGCGGGTCTCTTGAGCCGCTTGCGAGATCGACTCTAACCCAACGTACGAAATGATCGCCAGCGATGAACCGTACATAAACTGTGAGAACGAAGGTTGTTGAGTCTGGAACTGGTGCACCAGCAGCTCGGGCTTCCAAGCGAAGAGGAAGCCTAAAATGATTACACACGATTCGGTCACCATGTCGATGGTGCCGATAATCTCGTTGAAAAACGACGACTCCCGAATTCCTCTGATATTGAGCCAGATAAGGAAAAGGATGAGGAGTACCGTCTCCGCTGCCCAGATCGGATTCAGGTGATGGAGCGGGCCCAATGTCACAGAGTACTCGCGGATGGCCGGAATGAAGAAGTTCAGGTACCCTGCGGAAGCCGCCGCGAATAGAGCGATATCTATCGTATAGTCAAGGAGGAGCGCTGCCCCCGCGACGAACCCCCAAAAATCCCCCAAGCCCCGAGCCGTGTAA
The window above is part of the bacterium genome. Proteins encoded here:
- a CDS encoding amino acid permease, producing MWGYADVGADIYAALGIVVAASMGLAPLAFALAGVVYVLIGLAYTELASSFPVAGGGQYYTARGLGDFWGFVAGAALLLDYTIDIALFAAASAGYLNFFIPAIREYSVTLGPLHHLNPIWAAETVLLILFLIWLNIRGIRESSFFNEIIGTIDMVTESCVIILGFLFAWKPELLVHQFQTQQPSFSQFMYGSSLAIISYVGLESISQAAQETRRPATIIPRTSIGLIFSVLLFAMAFSTLGIGMLPWQEIAQHQGDPVALLAHNIPLIGVVAGPFAAMLGATILLISANTGVMGSSRLTFSMSELGLATRWMNAVHPKYRTPYRTTIVFSVLAIIEALLSFLTPQALDTLGNMYAFGATLAYLLVFVSLVRLRFSDPATPRPYHVPFNITWRHGGETIRVPVLGFLGIAGVSMILFEVIATHTIGRIAGPAWVLLCISYYVWYRHQQGYPIWRSLARNWPAEQMAILESAQEFSLLEEYRFALAAREKTRTRQAQK